From Spea bombifrons isolate aSpeBom1 chromosome 6, aSpeBom1.2.pri, whole genome shotgun sequence, a single genomic window includes:
- the PHF5A gene encoding PHD finger-like domain-containing protein 5A: MAKHHPDLIFCRKQAGVAIGRLCEKCDGKCVICDSYVRPCTLVRICDECNYGSYQGRCVICGGPGVSDAYYCKECTIQEKDRDGCPKIVNLGSSKTDLFYERKKYGFKKR; the protein is encoded by the exons ATGGCGAAACATCACCCTGATTTGATTTTCTGTAGAAAGCAGGCTGGAGTGG CCATCGGCAGACTGTGTGAAAAAT gtGATGGAAAGTGCGTGATCTGTGATTCCTATGTAAGGCCTTGCACACTTGTCCGGATTTGTGATGAGTGCAACTATGGCTCTTACCAGGGACGCTGTGTTATCTGTGGAGGTCCCGGTGTATCTGATGCTTACTACTGTAAGGAGTGCACAATTCAGGAGAAGGAT agagATGGCTGTCCCAAAATTGTGAATTTGGGAAGTTCTAAAACAGATCTATTCTACGAGAGGAAAAAATATGGGTTTAAGAAGAGGTAA